From a single Pirellulales bacterium genomic region:
- a CDS encoding prepilin-type N-terminal cleavage/methylation domain-containing protein gives MALHLLFQAWLTRSRGAAEQTRRRHLAPLALPCRSGSPLPDTSEGASLAPSSKPPRVPLAPPVLQGVEQPYSKSTTAATRQARLERSSGQWDDCDTAIHQTLAKPVPPRAELCSSEQVSGTGYLTYKAPRRAVVSSWSKPLDLPPRHHDTTPPRRRVSTSSSSSAVHCPLTTDHSPAKGRRGMTLVELLVVIFIVLTVTALAIPVIAPAMRGRQVREASRLVTAYLAGARSEALRTGRATGVIFERFPNAPEMCINLSRCQVPPTYAGDTTASRATATGNNHEFTVIDAWNNRVQPGDLIKFNYQGHLYRIVNATGSPKTCEPVNGTVPAFNLPAGTSVPYQVFRQPKRTSTPPVQLPAGIVIDLGFSGDATGNTGNTLQPFVIRDHTASGWSGTAYEQDPHAGEIIAGHTPLGIMVVFAPDGSVEGLYRPNALGVQIKDFPSGSIHFLIGQRARVPVTTVTDPSLLAAIELDSTTVTSEKEDLAEEQLATFNFMDLENLWVTINPRSGQINSTEMYAVPSIDDPTAAIATSNPSEVRPIADRVRQSRQFALEGQAMGGL, from the coding sequence ATGGCGCTGCACCTGCTATTTCAGGCATGGCTCACGCGGAGCCGCGGAGCCGCAGAGCAAACGCGGCGACGACACCTGGCGCCACTGGCTCTGCCTTGTAGGTCAGGTAGCCCCCTACCTGACACGAGCGAAGGTGCCAGCTTAGCCCCTTCAAGTAAGCCCCCCAGGGTGCCACTGGCTCCGCCAGTGCTGCAGGGAGTCGAGCAACCGTATTCCAAGTCCACAACGGCAGCCACGCGCCAGGCTCGACTCGAACGATCGAGTGGGCAGTGGGATGACTGCGATACGGCAATTCACCAGACACTGGCAAAGCCAGTGCCACCCAGAGCCGAGCTATGCTCGTCCGAACAAGTGTCAGGTACGGGGTACCTGACCTACAAGGCACCTCGTCGTGCCGTTGTGTCGTCGTGGTCCAAACCGTTGGATTTACCACCACGGCACCACGACACTACGCCGCCACGCCGCCGCGTGAGCACATCTTCATCTTCATCTGCTGTCCACTGCCCACTAACCACTGACCACTCGCCGGCCAAAGGCCGGCGCGGCATGACGTTGGTCGAGCTGCTGGTGGTGATCTTCATCGTGCTGACGGTCACGGCGCTCGCCATTCCGGTCATCGCCCCAGCCATGCGCGGCCGTCAGGTCCGCGAGGCCTCGCGCCTAGTGACGGCCTACCTCGCCGGCGCCCGCTCCGAAGCCCTCCGCACCGGCCGCGCCACCGGCGTCATCTTCGAACGCTTTCCCAATGCGCCCGAGATGTGCATCAATCTCTCACGCTGCCAGGTCCCTCCGACTTACGCGGGCGATACAACGGCGTCGCGCGCCACCGCCACAGGAAATAATCACGAATTCACGGTCATTGACGCATGGAATAACCGCGTACAGCCGGGCGACCTTATCAAGTTCAACTATCAGGGGCATCTGTATCGTATTGTCAATGCGACCGGTTCTCCTAAGACCTGCGAGCCGGTGAACGGGACCGTACCGGCGTTTAATTTGCCCGCCGGCACCTCGGTTCCCTACCAGGTCTTCCGACAGCCAAAGCGCACCAGCACGCCCCCCGTGCAATTGCCCGCCGGCATCGTGATCGACCTCGGATTTTCGGGAGATGCAACTGGAAATACGGGCAATACACTGCAACCGTTTGTCATCAGAGATCACACCGCGTCGGGATGGAGCGGAACCGCTTACGAACAGGACCCGCACGCTGGAGAAATCATCGCAGGGCATACGCCATTGGGCATAATGGTTGTATTCGCTCCTGATGGCTCGGTCGAGGGACTTTATCGACCAAACGCGTTAGGTGTACAAATAAAAGACTTTCCATCAGGGTCCATCCATTTTCTCATCGGCCAACGGGCGCGTGTGCCAGTCACCACCGTGACCGACCCGAGCTTGCTTGCGGCGATCGAACTCGATTCGACGACCGTTACGAGCGAAAAAGAAGATCTCGCCGAAGAACAACTCGCTACGTTTAACTTCATGGATTTGGAAAACCTCTGGGTCACGATCAATCCACGAAGCGGGCAGATTAACTCAACGGAAATGTATGCAGTTCCATCTATCGATGATCCCACGGCTGCTATCGCAACATCGAATCCGTCCGAAGTAAGACCCATCGCCGATCGCGTCCGCCAATCGCGTCAATTCGCCCTCGAAGGCCAGGCCATGGGAGGGCTCTAA
- a CDS encoding type II secretion system protein — protein sequence MRQQISAPPQAPRRRVSTSSSAHCPLTTDHSPAKGRRAFTLVEMLAVVAIIAILASVLLGALFLATERARHERTRSLINKLHNQMMQRWEEYESRRMPLVLPPNLLTSAQSDPTVLDSIAQAQLIFLYETMRMELPDMYEDLNLQYFDMSIPNLDQEFHSNGLFFDWQNLPAGIKRPDNHLATPEQEYVPAITRAYQLRVLTAAAANADDPTDMAQVVAAVKALGDANTSAEMLYLIMTTATGDEDSGGVHFSQKDIGDTDGDGMPEFIDAWGKPLRWIRWPSGYVNDPAIVGLSLLSSPWGLITDLISGIAADNLIDPDPNPFDPRPVTPATVMANSEPGNLPLPSPPQVLKQGYRLAPLIMSAGPDGEFGIRFDRDDAGLSDPDRATLISNYTDPYYWWIADGEYVRRGTPGKLDIATGAFSPTGEWVHLDNITNHLTEAQ from the coding sequence ATGCGTCAGCAAATCTCCGCGCCGCCGCAAGCTCCGCGCCGCCGCGTGAGCACCTCCTCTTCTGCCCACTGCCCACTGACCACTGACCACTCGCCGGCCAAAGGCCGGCGCGCCTTCACGCTGGTCGAGATGCTGGCCGTCGTGGCGATCATCGCCATCCTCGCCTCGGTCCTGCTGGGCGCGCTCTTCCTCGCCACGGAACGCGCCCGACACGAACGGACCCGCTCGCTCATCAACAAGCTGCACAACCAGATGATGCAGCGCTGGGAAGAATACGAATCGCGCCGCATGCCCCTCGTGCTACCGCCTAACTTGCTGACGAGCGCGCAATCCGATCCCACCGTGTTGGACTCGATCGCCCAGGCGCAGCTCATCTTCCTCTACGAAACGATGCGGATGGAGCTGCCCGACATGTACGAGGATCTCAATCTCCAATACTTCGATATGTCGATTCCCAATCTCGATCAAGAGTTCCACAGTAACGGTCTCTTTTTCGATTGGCAGAACCTTCCCGCTGGCATCAAGCGGCCCGACAACCACCTCGCGACCCCAGAACAAGAGTACGTGCCCGCCATCACGCGCGCCTATCAACTCCGGGTCCTCACCGCCGCCGCCGCCAACGCCGACGACCCCACTGACATGGCCCAGGTGGTCGCCGCCGTGAAGGCACTCGGCGATGCCAACACGTCGGCCGAAATGCTCTACCTCATCATGACCACCGCCACCGGCGACGAGGACTCCGGCGGCGTCCACTTCTCCCAAAAGGACATTGGCGATACCGACGGCGACGGCATGCCCGAGTTCATCGACGCCTGGGGCAAGCCGCTCCGCTGGATCCGCTGGCCCTCGGGCTATGTGAACGACCCCGCCATCGTGGGTCTGTCTCTACTGTCTTCGCCGTGGGGATTGATCACCGACCTCATCTCCGGCATCGCCGCAGACAACCTCATCGATCCCGACCCGAATCCCTTCGACCCGCGCCCCGTCACACCTGCCACGGTGATGGCCAATTCCGAGCCGGGGAATCTTCCGCTGCCGTCACCGCCGCAAGTGTTGAAGCAAGGTTACCGCCTCGCCCCCCTCATCATGTCGGCCGGACCCGATGGCGAGTTCGGCATCCGCTTCGATCGAGATGATGCTGGCCTGTCAGATCCCGATCGCGCCACACTGATCAGCAACTACACCGATCCCTATTACTGGTGGATTGCCGACGGTGAATACGTCCGCCGCGGCACCCCCGGAAAGCTCGACATCGCCACCGGCGCGTTCAGTCCGACCGGCGAATGGGTCCACCTCGACAACATCACGAACCACCTGACGGAGGCCCAGTGA